From the genome of Mycteria americana isolate JAX WOST 10 ecotype Jacksonville Zoo and Gardens chromosome 12, USCA_MyAme_1.0, whole genome shotgun sequence, one region includes:
- the UBALD1 gene encoding UBA-like domain-containing protein 1, with protein MDELKHQVMINQFVLAAGCAADQAKQLLQAAHWQFETALSAFFQETNIPYSHHHQMMCTPANTPATPPNFPDALTMFSRLKASESFNSSSPVASMATSPPPPAPLPPQHGAFNPTWPAASPPGQQQSMWTPAPPAQPAGWPAAVSQQATAEQKANVTMEAER; from the exons atgGACGAGCTCAAGCACCAGGTGATGATCAACCAGTTCGTGCTGGCGGCCGGCTGCGCCGCCGACCAggccaagcagctgctgcaggcggCCCACTGGCAGTTCGAG actGCTCTCAGTGCTTTTTTCCAAGAAACGAACATACCCTACAGCCACCACCATCAGATG ATGTGCACTCCCGCCAACACGCCGGCCACGCCACCCAACTTCCCCGACGCCCTCACCATGTTCTCCCGCCTCAAGGCCTCAGAGAGCTTCAACAGCAGCAGCCCCGTGGCCTCCATGGCGACttccccgccgccccctgccccgctgccaccccAGCACGGGGCCTTCAACCCCACCTGGCCCGCGGCTTCGCCCCCCGGCCAGCAGCAGAGCATGTGGACTCCGgcccccccggcgcagcccgcGGGCTGGCCAGCCGCCGTCTCCCAGCAGGCCACGGCAGAACAGAAGGCCAACGTGACCATGGAGGCAGAGAGATGA